A portion of the Lysinibacillus timonensis genome contains these proteins:
- a CDS encoding alpha/beta hydrolase has protein sequence MNKRSMELLVSDGHRIYVRIYEPTSQEVIGRFHILHGMGEHGGRYDAFATMLCEQGYFVTMHDHRGHGHTAELNGKKFGYFADENGFERVVEDVYEVIQNVRFDYKKIPVYIFGHSMGSFIARRFMQLYSEMLDGCILCGTGTTTGLHKVGNIIARRLAKSKGKDVKGELMNELSLGGFNKQFKHTKTAFDWLTSDEEEVQKYIDDPLCGFIATNQFFVDLTDGLLTIGRKYENERIRKDLPVLLVSGSADPVGQNGKGVYKVANQLKNAGLENVVVYLFEDMRHEILNEKNKQQVFNVIARWLKKHEK, from the coding sequence ATGAATAAGCGTTCAATGGAATTGTTAGTGAGTGATGGTCATCGAATATACGTCCGTATTTATGAACCGACAAGCCAGGAAGTCATCGGGCGGTTTCATATCTTGCACGGAATGGGGGAACACGGAGGACGATACGATGCATTTGCTACGATGCTTTGTGAGCAAGGTTACTTTGTTACGATGCACGACCACCGTGGGCATGGCCATACGGCAGAATTAAACGGGAAAAAGTTTGGTTATTTTGCTGATGAAAATGGTTTTGAACGAGTTGTCGAGGATGTATATGAGGTCATTCAAAATGTTCGCTTTGACTACAAGAAAATCCCGGTATACATCTTTGGACATAGTATGGGATCCTTTATTGCAAGAAGATTTATGCAACTATATTCTGAAATGCTAGATGGTTGTATACTTTGTGGAACAGGTACGACAACGGGCCTACATAAAGTAGGAAATATCATAGCGAGGAGACTTGCAAAAAGTAAAGGCAAGGACGTAAAAGGTGAATTGATGAATGAACTGAGTTTAGGCGGTTTTAATAAGCAATTTAAACATACAAAAACGGCTTTTGACTGGCTAACATCTGACGAAGAAGAAGTACAAAAATATATTGATGACCCGCTTTGTGGATTTATTGCAACGAATCAATTTTTCGTTGACTTAACAGACGGCCTGTTAACAATTGGTCGTAAATATGAAAATGAGCGTATTCGCAAAGACTTGCCTGTTCTTTTAGTTAGTGGTAGCGCGGATCCAGTTGGTCAAAATGGCAAAGGTGTCTATAAAGTTGCCAACCAATTAAAAAATGCAGGACTTGAAAATGTTGTTGTGTATTTATTTGAAGATATGCGTCATGAAATCTTAAACGAAAAAAACAAACAACAAGTATTTAATGTAATAGCACGGTGGTTAAAAAAACATGAAAAATG